GACCCGGGCGAAGTGCTCTATCTGGCCGCGCACGTTCAGAAAGGCGCAGGGCACCAGCCCCGGCGTGGGCGCCCCGCGCAGGTGGTTGGTCATCTGGCCGTGCACAAAATCCACGCGGTCGGCGCCGGTCACGCGCAGGCTGCTGGAGGGAATGGAAGTCCACATGCTGCCCAGGGTAAGGGACAGCCCCCGGGGGCATCTGTGCCCTGAGGAGGGGCACTAGGGGCTGGCCCTGGCCGCTGCCCTACACTGACGCATGGCAGGACACGCAGGCGGGGGGGATCGGCGGCAACTGGTGCGGGCGGCGCGGGGCGAGGTGCCCGGCGACCTGCTGGTGCGCGGCGCGCAGGTGGTGCAGCCGGCCACTGGCGAAGTGTTCGGCGCCGACGTGCTGGTGAGTGGCGGGCGCATTGCCGCGCTGGGCAGCGGGTTTCAGGCAGCGCGCACGGTCGAGGCGCGCGGCGCCTTTCTGGCCCCCGGCTTCCTGGACGCCCACGTGCACATCGAATCCAGCCTGCTGACCCCGGCCGGGTTTGCCGCCGCCACCCTGCCGCGCGGCACCACCGCCGTGGTGGCCGAGCCGCACGAGGTGGTGAATGTACTGGGCGCCCCGGGGCTCGCCTGGATGCTGGAGGCCGGGCGCCACTCGGGCCAGCGGGTGTGGGCCAGCGCGCCGTCGTGCGTGCCGGCCAGCACCTTTGAACAGGGCGGTGCCTGTGTGGACGCCGCCCAGAGCGCGCAGATGCTGGCCATGCCGGGCGTGCTCGGCTTGGCCGAGATGATGAATTATCCCGGCGTGCTGGGCGGCGACCCCGGCGTGTGGGCGGTGCTGGAGGCCGGGCGGGCCTCGGGGCGGCGGCTGGACGGCCACGCCTCGGGGGTGCGGGGGCGCGACCTGCAGGCGTACGCGGCGGCCGGGCTCCACTCTGACCACGAGGCCACCACGCCCGAAGAGGCCTGGGCGCGCCTGCGCGCGGGCCTGTGGCTGATGGTGCGTGAGGGCTCGGCAGCGCGCAACCTGCAGGCCCTGCTGCCGGTGCTGCGCGCAGGCCCCCGCCGCGCCATGCTGGTCAGCGACGACGTGAGCGTGGACGAACTGCTCTCGCTGGGACACCTGGACCGCCTGCTGCGCGCCTGCGTGGCGGAGGGGCTGCACCCGGCCCACGCGGTGGCGCTGGTCACCTGCAACCCGGCCGAATACTGGGGCCTGCACGACTACGGGCTGGTGGCCCCGGGCCACCTTGCAGACTTCGTGCTGCTGCGCGACCTGCAGAGCTTCGAGGTGTTGGACACCTTCGTGGGCGGCCAGGAGGCTCGCGCCGGCACCCATACCCCGGCGTTGGCCAGCGGCGGCGTGCAGCTGGGACCCGGCTGGGACGCGGCCCGCTTTGAGGTGCCCGCCCACTGGCCGGTGATGCAGGTGCGGCCCGACCAGATCACCACCGGGGTGGGGGCCCCGGGCACGGGCGACGCCCGGCTGGTGGTGGCCGACCGCTACGGGCGCGGCGAGTGGGCCAGCTGCTGGACCTCTGGCACCGGGCTGAGCGGCGCCACCCTGGGCATCAGCGTGCTGCACGACGCCCACCACGCCGCGTTTCTGGGCGGCACCGACGAGGATGTCCGTGTGGCGGGCCGGGCATTGGAAGCCCTGGGGGGCGGCGCGGTGGTGGTCTCGGGCGGACAGGTGCGCGCCCAGCTGCCTCTCCCCTACGCAGGCCTGATGACGGACCTGCCGCCGGCCCAGGCCGCCGCCGCCCTGGAGGCGATCACTGCGGCCTGCCACGCAGCGGGGAGCACCCTGCCCTATCCCGTCACCACCCTCAGCTTCCTGGGCCTGAGCGTGATTCCGGCCCTGAAACTCACGCCGCGCGGCCTGCTGGACGTGGCCGCGTGGCGCCTGCTGGACTGATCAGCATTCCGGTTCATCCGTTCTTCCCTCACGGATGAACCCGACCGGAGGGGCTCGCAGAGCGGCGCAGCAGAGCAGGAACAACGGGGACGGAGAGGTGTGGACGCACCGAAGCGACGCGCAGGGGCTGGAACGGATGATCCGGAAGCCGTATGCCCCCGCCTCCCCCCACTGGAATCTGGACAGGGCGTCCCATCTGGGGTAGGTGGGCGCCGGGTCAGGGCTCTACACTGCCGCGAGGCCATGTCCGCCCCGCCCTCCTCGTTGCCCCAGTGGCGCCCGCGCACCCCCACGCAGGCGCTGCGGGCCTTTGCGGCCTCGCGGGCGTGGCTGCTCTCGGCGCTGCTGCTCACCCAGGCGCTGACCCTGTTGGCCGCGCTGTGGACTGAGCGCCAGTGGCAGGAGCGGGCGCTGCGGGCCCAGGCCCAGACCAACCTGACCCAGATGGCGCAGCTGACCTCGGTGAGTGTGCAGACGTACCTGCAGGCGGCCGAACAGATCGTGCAGCTGGAGCAGCGCAACGTGCGCGCGGGCCTGCTGCGCCCCAGCGACGAGGCGCAGACGCTGCAGGCCTTTGACGCGCTGCTGGACACCCTGCCGCAGCTGAGCGGCGTGATGGCCGCGCAGGCCGACGGCCGCTTTGTCTTTGCGCGGCGCGACGGGCCCCAGGACCAGGGCCGCTTTACCCGGGTGATTCGGGTGCAGCCCAGCCGGCGCGTGATCAGCCGCACCGTGGACGCGGCGGGCCGGGTGCAATCGGTGTCGCCGCGCGACGAAGGCTATGACCCCCGCCAGCGCCCCTGGTATCAGCTGGCCCAGGCCCGTCCCGGACAGGTGGTCTGGACTGACCCCTACGTGTTCGCCACCTCGCAGGAACCCGGCATCACGGCCGCGCTGGGCGACCGCAGCGGGCTGGTGGTGGGGGTGGACGTGCAACTGCAGCAGCTGGCCGACCTGCTGCGCCGCCTGCCGCTGGGGCCGCAGGGCCGGGCCTTTCTGGCCGATGCCCAGGGGCGTGCCATCGCCACCTCGCGGGCGTGGCCGGGTGGGCAGCGGGGGCCAGACGGACAGGCGAACGTACCGCTGCTGTCAGCAGTGGCCGACGCGCCGCTGCACGCCCTGCTGGGGCCGCAGGGCCGGCCGCAGCTGTTTCCCCAGGCCCACTGGGTCACGCTGGAGGGCGAACTGTACGCGGCGGTGGTGCAGCCGGTGCAGGTGCAGCCGGGCGTGCAGTGGGTGGTGGGGGTCTA
The window above is part of the Deinococcus aquaedulcis genome. Proteins encoded here:
- a CDS encoding sensor domain-containing diguanylate cyclase codes for the protein MSAPPSSLPQWRPRTPTQALRAFAASRAWLLSALLLTQALTLLAALWTERQWQERALRAQAQTNLTQMAQLTSVSVQTYLQAAEQIVQLEQRNVRAGLLRPSDEAQTLQAFDALLDTLPQLSGVMAAQADGRFVFARRDGPQDQGRFTRVIRVQPSRRVISRTVDAAGRVQSVSPRDEGYDPRQRPWYQLAQARPGQVVWTDPYVFATSQEPGITAALGDRSGLVVGVDVQLQQLADLLRRLPLGPQGRAFLADAQGRAIATSRAWPGGQRGPDGQANVPLLSAVADAPLHALLGPQGRPQLFPQAHWVTLEGELYAAVVQPVQVQPGVQWVVGVYGPAAELMGAPGRRGAWPFVLLTSLLSGLLAWPLVRRATRPLAELQRQATTDPLTGLPNRASFLAELDEVLRQPPEGALGVAIFDLDGFKAVNDTYGHPAGDEVLHAVGARMLAAAHIGDTLGRLGGDEFALIVQADSAEEVRLRVEGVLHALGHRPVTAAGVPHALTSTAGLAFVPAGSAPTPSLMLARADTALIRGKRREKGRLWVDGEVTMPTLFR
- a CDS encoding adenine deaminase C-terminal domain-containing protein, whose product is MAGHAGGGDRRQLVRAARGEVPGDLLVRGAQVVQPATGEVFGADVLVSGGRIAALGSGFQAARTVEARGAFLAPGFLDAHVHIESSLLTPAGFAAATLPRGTTAVVAEPHEVVNVLGAPGLAWMLEAGRHSGQRVWASAPSCVPASTFEQGGACVDAAQSAQMLAMPGVLGLAEMMNYPGVLGGDPGVWAVLEAGRASGRRLDGHASGVRGRDLQAYAAAGLHSDHEATTPEEAWARLRAGLWLMVREGSAARNLQALLPVLRAGPRRAMLVSDDVSVDELLSLGHLDRLLRACVAEGLHPAHAVALVTCNPAEYWGLHDYGLVAPGHLADFVLLRDLQSFEVLDTFVGGQEARAGTHTPALASGGVQLGPGWDAARFEVPAHWPVMQVRPDQITTGVGAPGTGDARLVVADRYGRGEWASCWTSGTGLSGATLGISVLHDAHHAAFLGGTDEDVRVAGRALEALGGGAVVVSGGQVRAQLPLPYAGLMTDLPPAQAAAALEAITAACHAAGSTLPYPVTTLSFLGLSVIPALKLTPRGLLDVAAWRLLD